The proteins below come from a single Oleidesulfovibrio alaskensis DSM 16109 genomic window:
- a CDS encoding lysophospholipid acyltransferase family protein has translation MKISPSLVCPPLYTLYKLWCSTLRYSETGREAVDALWNQRTPMVFALWHDELFPLMHIKRQLDIVTVVSQSRDGEYLAGVLRRLGLRTARGSSSRGGVKALLQASRMMRNEGICGCVTVDGPRGPRHVVKEGALFLAARTPAQVVPVRIFMQRRKVFEKAWDQFQLPVPFSSVHIVFGEPYAPQATATDQNMLASAAAQLQTKLNSLKNPYHV, from the coding sequence ATGAAAATAAGTCCTTCTCTGGTCTGTCCGCCCTTGTATACGCTATACAAGTTATGGTGTTCCACACTCCGGTATTCCGAAACCGGCCGGGAAGCAGTGGACGCGCTGTGGAATCAGCGGACTCCCATGGTCTTTGCTCTGTGGCATGACGAGCTGTTTCCGCTCATGCACATCAAACGCCAGCTGGACATTGTAACGGTTGTCAGCCAGAGCAGAGACGGCGAGTATCTGGCCGGAGTACTGCGCAGACTGGGGCTGCGCACCGCGCGGGGCTCAAGCTCGCGCGGAGGAGTTAAAGCTCTGCTTCAGGCATCACGCATGATGCGCAATGAAGGCATCTGCGGCTGCGTGACCGTAGACGGCCCGCGCGGACCACGCCATGTGGTGAAAGAAGGGGCGCTGTTTCTTGCGGCCAGAACGCCCGCGCAGGTGGTTCCTGTGCGCATATTCATGCAACGGCGCAAGGTATTTGAAAAAGCGTGGGACCAGTTTCAGCTGCCTGTACCGTTCAGCAGCGTCCATATTGTCTTTGGTGAGCCGTATGCACCGCAGGCAACGGCTACAGACCAGAACATGCTGGCAAGTGCAGCGGCGCAACTGCAGACAAAACTCAACTCCCTGAAGAACCCGTACCATGTTTGA
- a CDS encoding lysophospholipid acyltransferase family protein, whose protein sequence is MFDFASESALFIGSRIGFSTVRRCGRGLGTLLWHILPDRRKLAVESIQKRLGAGRRQAEAIARESFKSNCQSFAEILLNPRLKDSLPPLTDIDDAEQLARVLALPRPIVGITAHLGAWEMLTGCLSQHAHCGKEQLVVTRRQKNMFFQKAIVALRSANNLRIVDHRNAARPVLKALKNNAIACFLADHNCSEAEALFLPFLGKTAAVNRGPAILAVRAKALVLPAFMIRAPNGRFRFHHLPPLDTTELEGTADERVEAVTRYYNSAIESMVKKYPEQWFWMHKRWKTQPSGSRRVQTEKNQGTE, encoded by the coding sequence ATGTTTGATTTCGCCTCAGAAAGTGCACTCTTTATCGGTAGCAGAATAGGCTTTTCCACGGTTCGCAGATGCGGAAGGGGGCTTGGAACGCTGCTGTGGCACATTCTTCCGGACAGACGAAAGCTGGCCGTAGAATCTATACAAAAACGTCTGGGAGCCGGCAGACGGCAAGCAGAGGCAATCGCCAGAGAAAGCTTTAAAAGCAATTGTCAGTCGTTTGCCGAAATCCTGCTCAACCCCCGCCTGAAAGATTCTCTGCCCCCGCTGACCGACATTGACGATGCAGAGCAGCTGGCGCGCGTTCTGGCGCTGCCGCGCCCCATAGTGGGCATTACCGCCCATCTGGGCGCATGGGAAATGCTGACCGGCTGCCTGTCCCAACACGCACACTGCGGCAAAGAGCAGCTTGTGGTCACGCGCAGGCAAAAAAACATGTTTTTTCAAAAGGCTATTGTCGCTCTCCGCAGCGCAAACAATCTGCGTATAGTAGATCATAGAAATGCTGCGAGGCCCGTGCTCAAGGCGCTGAAAAACAACGCCATTGCCTGCTTTCTGGCAGACCACAACTGCAGCGAAGCCGAGGCATTGTTCCTGCCCTTTCTCGGCAAAACCGCAGCAGTCAACAGAGGCCCTGCCATTCTTGCTGTAAGAGCAAAAGCCCTTGTGCTACCAGCATTTATGATAAGAGCTCCAAACGGCAGATTCCGTTTTCATCACTTGCCGCCACTGGACACCACGGAGCTTGAGGGTACAGCCGACGAGCGCGTCGAGGCCGTAACGCGTTACTATAACAGTGCCATAGAGTCGATGGTCAAAAAATACCCAGAACAGTGGTTCTGGATGCACAAACGCTGGAAAACCCAGCCATCCGGGTCCCGCCGAGTCCAGACGGAGAAGAATCAGGGGACAGAATAA
- a CDS encoding TRASH domain-containing protein — protein sequence MLKWLIIAVAGYLLFRMLTNDQKRKSQDGDKEKERMYAAGEMVKDPVCGAYVESDGGISVRDGETVHRFCSYECRDKFLEQLKGGGREIPATAQTEKEPE from the coding sequence ATGCTCAAGTGGTTGATTATCGCTGTCGCCGGCTACCTGCTTTTCCGCATGCTGACCAATGACCAGAAGCGTAAATCGCAGGATGGTGACAAGGAAAAAGAACGTATGTACGCAGCCGGAGAAATGGTGAAAGATCCGGTTTGTGGGGCATATGTTGAAAGTGACGGGGGCATAAGTGTCCGCGACGGCGAAACTGTTCACCGCTTTTGCAGCTATGAATGCCGTGACAAATTTCTTGAGCAGTTGAAAGGGGGCGGAAGAGAAATTCCGGCCACAGCTCAGACAGAAAAAGAACCGGAATAG
- the folK gene encoding 2-amino-4-hydroxy-6-hydroxymethyldihydropteridine diphosphokinase, which produces MPNRQPVTVYICLGSNQGDTDANLERAVAAIAALSGLTVEKRSSVYRTEPQEKKNQPWFANQVLRCRCSGWTPAALMQSLLDCETALGRVRDVADPADRFGPRVIDIDLLLFADVESSSSLVTLPHPRMWQRAFVLVPLLEVYEEPEDVTSVSADRQNSLFSAGAIRSRLAQLQFRVERDCIWQ; this is translated from the coding sequence ATCCCGAATCGCCAGCCTGTAACCGTTTATATCTGCCTTGGCTCCAATCAAGGCGATACAGATGCAAATCTGGAAAGGGCAGTGGCTGCCATTGCAGCCCTGTCCGGCCTTACGGTGGAAAAAAGGTCTTCTGTTTACCGCACAGAGCCGCAGGAAAAAAAGAATCAGCCGTGGTTTGCCAATCAGGTGCTGAGGTGCCGTTGTTCCGGATGGACTCCGGCAGCACTTATGCAGTCTTTGCTGGACTGCGAGACGGCTTTGGGCCGGGTGCGTGATGTGGCGGACCCGGCTGACAGATTTGGTCCGCGGGTGATAGATATTGATCTGCTGCTGTTTGCAGATGTGGAAAGCTCTTCTTCTCTGGTGACGCTTCCCCATCCGCGTATGTGGCAGAGAGCGTTTGTTCTGGTTCCGCTTCTTGAGGTTTATGAGGAACCGGAAGATGTTACATCGGTCTCGGCAGACAGGCAAAACAGCCTGTTTTCTGCCGGAGCTATCCGCAGCCGTCTTGCTCAGCTGCAGTTCCGCGTAGAAAGAGACTGTATCTGGCAATAA
- a CDS encoding LL-diaminopimelate aminotransferase — protein MTQFTLADRLATLPPYLFAQIDKVKAEVAARGVDIISLGIGDPDMPTPDFVIEALKKAAEKPANHQYPSYTGMLAFRQEVANWYKRRYAVELDPKTEVLTLIGSKEGIAHFPTAFVNPGDLVLVCPPCYPVYAIASRFMGGVVQELPLLEENDFLPDLDAVDEATWEKARCIFVNYPNNPTAAMAPRSFFEKLIGIARKHNVIVVHDAAYTEMYYNENNRPLSIMEIPGAMDVAIEFNSLSKPYNMTGWRVAMAVGNASLVAGLGKVKENMDSGAFQAVQEAAIVALRDGDAFLAEIRDIYRKRRDTVIAALNKIGITCRVPEASLYVWARVPEGYTSSDFVTRVLQETGVVMTPGNGFGAAGEGYFRISLTVNDERLEEAVSRIASL, from the coding sequence ATGACCCAGTTTACACTCGCTGACCGGCTTGCGACGCTTCCTCCCTATCTTTTCGCACAGATAGACAAGGTTAAAGCGGAAGTTGCCGCCCGGGGCGTGGATATCATCAGCCTTGGCATAGGCGATCCCGATATGCCCACACCGGACTTCGTCATCGAAGCCCTGAAGAAGGCGGCTGAAAAACCGGCAAATCATCAGTACCCCTCGTATACCGGTATGCTGGCTTTCCGTCAGGAAGTGGCCAACTGGTACAAGCGGCGGTATGCGGTGGAACTTGACCCGAAAACCGAAGTGCTGACGCTTATCGGTTCCAAGGAAGGCATTGCGCATTTTCCCACAGCCTTTGTCAATCCGGGTGATCTGGTACTGGTGTGCCCGCCTTGCTACCCCGTGTACGCCATTGCTTCCCGCTTTATGGGTGGGGTGGTGCAGGAACTTCCGCTGTTGGAAGAAAATGATTTCCTGCCCGATCTCGATGCCGTTGATGAAGCCACATGGGAAAAAGCCCGCTGCATTTTTGTGAACTATCCCAATAACCCCACTGCAGCTATGGCACCGCGCAGCTTTTTTGAAAAGCTGATCGGCATTGCCAGAAAGCATAATGTTATTGTGGTGCACGATGCCGCTTACACCGAGATGTATTACAACGAGAACAACCGGCCTCTTTCCATTATGGAAATTCCCGGTGCCATGGATGTGGCCATAGAGTTCAACTCGCTTTCCAAGCCCTACAACATGACGGGCTGGCGCGTCGCCATGGCAGTGGGTAATGCCTCTCTGGTGGCCGGTCTGGGCAAAGTCAAGGAAAACATGGACTCGGGCGCTTTTCAGGCCGTTCAGGAGGCCGCCATCGTGGCCTTGCGCGACGGTGACGCTTTTCTCGCAGAAATCCGTGACATTTACCGCAAGCGTCGCGATACCGTTATTGCCGCATTGAATAAAATCGGCATTACCTGCCGTGTGCCCGAAGCCTCACTTTATGTTTGGGCCAGAGTGCCCGAAGGCTATACCTCTTCGGACTTTGTGACCCGCGTGTTGCAGGAGACCGGCGTGGTGATGACACCCGGCAACGGTTTTGGTGCGGCAGGCGAAGGGTATTTCCGTATTTCTCTTACAGTCAATGACGAGCGACTTGAGGAGGCCGTATCCCGAATCGCCAGCCTGTAA
- the xerD gene encoding site-specific tyrosine recombinase XerD, producing MLKNSQKNEAAAPPHPIVDSFLQHLLISRGLSENTLSSYGTDLQSFLDFLHQKKSRLEDVTDQSLLLYIMHLRRRGLSSKSLARQLAALRGLFRYGTEQNLLSENPCRFLENPKIPKSLPEYLSQQEIAEVLAQPDLKEKLGFRDRTMLELLYAAGLRVSELITLKPLDFDPLTGLVRVFGKGAKERTVPVHATAARFLGAYLRDWRPAFKPVEDILFLNRSGKGLTRQAVWKIVRRHVADAGIHRQISPHTFRHSFATHLLEGGADLRTVQLLLGHADIAATEIYTHVETERLRRIHKQFHPRSKIKI from the coding sequence ATGCTGAAAAACTCTCAGAAAAATGAAGCTGCCGCCCCGCCCCACCCCATTGTTGACAGCTTTCTGCAGCATCTGCTTATTTCACGCGGACTTTCTGAAAACACGCTGTCGTCATACGGCACGGACCTTCAGAGTTTTCTCGATTTTCTGCACCAGAAAAAAAGCCGGCTTGAAGATGTGACGGACCAGAGCCTGCTTTTATATATCATGCACCTGCGGCGCAGAGGGCTATCAAGCAAGTCGCTTGCCCGCCAGCTTGCCGCGCTTCGCGGACTGTTCCGCTACGGCACAGAACAGAATCTGCTGAGTGAAAATCCTTGCAGATTTCTTGAAAATCCGAAAATTCCCAAGTCATTGCCCGAGTACCTCTCGCAGCAGGAAATTGCCGAAGTCCTCGCACAGCCCGACCTTAAAGAAAAGCTGGGCTTCCGCGACAGAACCATGCTGGAGCTTCTGTACGCTGCGGGGCTGCGGGTATCAGAACTTATCACTCTCAAGCCCCTCGATTTCGATCCGCTTACAGGGCTTGTCCGTGTTTTCGGAAAAGGGGCCAAAGAGCGCACGGTGCCGGTCCATGCAACCGCGGCCCGTTTTCTTGGCGCATACCTGCGCGACTGGCGCCCGGCTTTCAAACCCGTGGAAGATATTCTTTTCCTCAACCGCTCCGGCAAGGGGCTGACCAGACAGGCAGTCTGGAAGATTGTCAGGCGGCATGTGGCAGATGCAGGCATACACAGGCAGATATCACCGCACACTTTCCGGCACTCATTTGCCACCCATCTGCTGGAAGGCGGCGCCGATCTGCGTACGGTCCAGCTGCTGCTGGGCCATGCCGATATCGCCGCCACCGAAATTTATACCCACGTAGAAACAGAACGCCTGCGCAGGATACACAAACAGTTCCATCCGCGCTCCAAAATCAAAATCTAG
- a CDS encoding CBS domain-containing protein — protein sequence MTTSPPLIAAPVVVTAHANADFDALASIIAAGRLYPGATLLFPGSQERTLRHFFIKSATYLFNFRQAKDIDVTSVEKLVIVDTRQHSRVPHVHAILERPEVEVHLYDHHPDTDEDIQGSLVTVRQWGATATILTTEIQQAGLALTPDEATIIGLGIFEDTGSFTFASTTEHDFAAAGWLKTQGMDLNTISELLTRDLTSEQISALNELLETAHTHDINGVPVVIAEASMDEYMGDFALLAHKLMDMENISVLFALGRMEDRVQIVARARSSDVDVGAICSGFGGGGHTYAASASVKFKTLSQVKDELFTLLYSAVNKQLTVASIMSAPVIAEPETATIAKAAETMQRFGLKAVPVVMPGTARCTGYIEYQTATRAVAHGLGAAPVTDYMNRHVHTASPEDDLHTMMEIIVGQRQRLVPVVDENGNAIGVITRTDLINTIIEEPARIPETLQPDRKRDRNIRSLIRERLPRMHCGWLEAAGKLGDVSGVAVYAVGGFIRDLLLGRPNLDLDLVVEGDGITFARRLAKQLNGRIREHQKFKTAVVIFDDENGVESRIDVATARLEYYEYPAALPTVELSSIKMDLFRRDFTINALAVQLNESSFGRLVDFFGSQQDIKDKRIRVLHSLSFVEDPTRILRAIRFEKRYNFAIGPQTSRLIKNALGLGLMEKLSGSRLFHELRLITEEASPLACFKRMEEFDLLRSVHPVLALSYGKEQIIADVEKVLGWHRLLYQDPAAEAWTVHLLALCHNAKYADVRDLLKRLYLPRKQSRDFMLLRENTREAAALLSTWLKKDRSMSGLYNILHSLPPEGLLYIMARTRVDEIRKFVSHYLTKLRDIRTDISGEDLQAMGGHPGPCFGKVLNHVLAAKLDGAAHSRKEQLELAHSMLRRYNYGRDEQQ from the coding sequence ATGACGACTTCACCCCCTCTTATAGCCGCCCCCGTGGTTGTGACCGCCCATGCCAATGCCGATTTTGACGCGCTGGCTTCCATTATCGCCGCAGGCAGACTATACCCCGGTGCCACACTGCTTTTCCCCGGCAGCCAGGAACGCACCCTGAGACACTTCTTCATCAAAAGCGCCACCTATCTTTTCAACTTCCGGCAGGCAAAGGACATTGATGTAACCAGCGTTGAAAAGCTGGTCATAGTCGACACCCGCCAGCACTCAAGGGTGCCTCATGTTCATGCTATACTTGAACGTCCGGAAGTTGAAGTACACCTTTATGACCACCACCCCGACACGGACGAGGACATACAGGGAAGCCTTGTGACGGTCCGCCAGTGGGGAGCCACAGCCACCATCCTGACCACCGAAATACAACAGGCCGGACTCGCGCTTACTCCGGATGAAGCCACCATCATCGGGCTGGGTATTTTTGAGGATACCGGCTCCTTCACCTTTGCCTCAACCACCGAACATGACTTTGCCGCCGCAGGCTGGCTGAAAACGCAGGGAATGGACCTGAACACCATTTCTGAACTGCTTACCCGTGATCTGACCAGCGAACAGATATCCGCCCTTAATGAACTGCTTGAAACAGCGCACACGCACGACATCAACGGTGTTCCCGTTGTGATAGCCGAAGCCAGCATGGATGAATACATGGGCGACTTTGCCCTGCTGGCCCACAAGCTGATGGATATGGAAAACATCAGCGTGCTCTTTGCTTTGGGACGCATGGAAGACAGGGTACAGATAGTGGCCCGCGCACGCTCTTCAGACGTTGATGTGGGAGCCATATGCTCCGGTTTCGGCGGTGGCGGACACACATACGCAGCTTCAGCATCCGTCAAATTCAAAACACTTTCTCAAGTAAAGGATGAACTTTTTACGCTTCTCTATTCCGCGGTCAACAAACAGCTGACTGTCGCCTCCATCATGTCTGCGCCGGTCATTGCCGAACCGGAAACGGCAACCATTGCCAAAGCGGCGGAAACCATGCAGCGCTTCGGCCTGAAGGCCGTGCCGGTGGTGATGCCGGGTACCGCACGCTGTACGGGCTACATAGAATACCAGACCGCCACCCGCGCAGTCGCTCACGGGCTGGGCGCAGCCCCCGTGACCGACTACATGAACCGCCATGTGCATACTGCATCGCCCGAAGACGACCTGCACACCATGATGGAAATAATAGTAGGTCAGCGTCAGCGTCTGGTGCCCGTGGTGGACGAAAACGGCAACGCCATCGGAGTGATCACCCGGACGGATCTCATCAATACAATAATTGAAGAGCCCGCCCGGATTCCAGAAACGCTTCAGCCCGACAGAAAGCGTGACCGGAACATCCGTTCGCTGATACGTGAACGGCTGCCCCGCATGCACTGCGGCTGGCTGGAAGCCGCAGGAAAGCTGGGGGATGTTTCAGGGGTCGCGGTATACGCTGTTGGCGGCTTTATACGCGACCTGCTGCTGGGCAGGCCCAATCTGGACCTTGATCTGGTTGTTGAAGGAGACGGGATAACATTTGCCCGCAGACTGGCAAAACAACTGAACGGACGCATACGCGAGCACCAGAAGTTCAAAACCGCAGTTGTAATCTTTGATGACGAAAACGGTGTAGAAAGCCGGATAGATGTGGCTACGGCCAGACTGGAATATTATGAATACCCTGCGGCCCTGCCCACTGTAGAGCTATCTTCCATCAAGATGGATCTCTTCCGGCGGGATTTCACCATTAACGCTCTGGCAGTTCAGCTCAATGAAAGCAGTTTCGGCAGACTGGTGGACTTTTTCGGCTCGCAGCAGGATATCAAAGACAAGCGTATCCGGGTACTCCATTCGCTGAGCTTCGTGGAAGACCCCACCAGGATTCTTAGAGCCATCCGCTTTGAAAAACGATACAATTTTGCTATAGGCCCGCAGACTTCACGGCTCATCAAAAACGCTCTCGGTCTCGGACTCATGGAAAAGTTGTCCGGTTCACGCCTGTTCCACGAACTGCGCCTTATCACTGAAGAGGCCTCCCCGCTTGCCTGCTTTAAAAGGATGGAAGAGTTCGACCTGTTGCGCAGTGTGCATCCGGTGCTGGCACTGAGCTATGGCAAAGAACAAATTATCGCCGACGTGGAAAAGGTGCTCGGCTGGCACAGGCTGCTGTATCAGGACCCTGCGGCGGAAGCATGGACTGTGCATCTGCTTGCCTTGTGCCACAATGCCAAATATGCCGACGTGCGCGATCTGCTTAAAAGACTGTATCTGCCGCGTAAGCAGAGCCGTGATTTTATGCTGCTGCGTGAAAACACCCGTGAAGCGGCGGCCCTGCTTTCCACATGGCTGAAAAAAGACCGTTCCATGAGCGGACTTTACAACATCCTGCATTCTTTGCCGCCCGAAGGCCTTCTTTACATCATGGCAAGAACACGTGTGGATGAAATCCGCAAATTCGTCTCGCATTACCTTACCAAGCTGCGGGATATCCGGACAGACATCAGCGGCGAAGACCTGCAGGCCATGGGCGGGCACCCCGGCCCTTGCTTCGGCAAGGTGCTGAACCATGTGCTGGCAGCCAAACTGGACGGAGCAGCCCACAGCCGTAAAGAACAGCTGGAGCTGGCCCACAGCATGCTGCGCCGCTATAATTACGGCCGCGACGAACAGCAATAG
- a CDS encoding HIT family protein, whose protein sequence is MKTLWAPWRLEYILGPKPDTCVFCLPEHTQEDEERLILYRGKFNFVIMNKFPYNNGHLMVTPYRHVMNLAELSVDEAHENMDLIQACVRILNERFSPQGINVGLNLGEAAGAGIREHLHFHLVPRWNGDSSFMAVMDETRVIPEHLNATYAALKPYFERLPAGEQL, encoded by the coding sequence ATGAAAACACTATGGGCACCATGGCGCCTTGAGTACATCCTCGGCCCCAAACCGGACACCTGCGTTTTCTGTCTTCCCGAACACACGCAGGAAGATGAGGAAAGGCTTATTCTGTATCGGGGCAAGTTCAACTTTGTCATCATGAATAAATTTCCGTATAATAATGGTCACCTCATGGTAACCCCTTATCGCCATGTGATGAATCTGGCGGAACTTTCAGTGGATGAGGCGCATGAGAACATGGATCTGATTCAGGCATGCGTCCGCATCCTCAATGAGCGTTTTTCTCCGCAGGGCATCAACGTGGGGCTGAATCTGGGAGAAGCTGCCGGGGCCGGAATCCGTGAGCATCTGCATTTCCATCTTGTGCCCCGCTGGAACGGAGACTCTTCGTTCATGGCGGTGATGGACGAAACGCGCGTCATACCCGAGCATCTTAATGCCACCTATGCCGCACTGAAACCGTATTTTGAAAGGCTGCCCGCGGGCGAACAACTTTAG
- a CDS encoding lipopolysaccharide assembly protein LapA domain-containing protein: MRFIKVLGLVLLFFVSMLFFVQNTQVLSQPITLRFDLFMGAWQTIPLPFYFLLLLGFLAGSLATLVYFIAERIRLGAALRRARKQIGRLEKEVNSLRTLPLEESAQLPAAEEMPAQPAAEKTSANA; the protein is encoded by the coding sequence ATGCGTTTCATTAAAGTATTAGGACTGGTGCTGCTGTTTTTTGTATCCATGCTGTTCTTTGTTCAGAACACGCAGGTGCTTTCACAGCCCATCACGCTCCGGTTCGATCTTTTCATGGGGGCCTGGCAAACCATTCCCCTGCCCTTCTATTTCCTGCTGCTGCTCGGCTTTCTGGCCGGTTCGCTTGCAACGCTGGTGTATTTCATCGCCGAGCGTATCCGTCTGGGTGCGGCCCTGCGCCGTGCACGCAAGCAGATAGGCCGTCTGGAAAAAGAAGTTAACTCGCTGCGCACCCTTCCGCTTGAAGAGTCCGCTCAGCTGCCTGCCGCCGAAGAAATGCCTGCACAGCCCGCAGCAGAAAAAACGTCCGCCAACGCTTAA
- a CDS encoding tetratricopeptide repeat protein, translated as MSFLSRFKLPRIKLPDFLSSPGDRNILTPPQGEDPGERDRRAAISALSRAVRNDPDSVEIYLALGNLYRAQGDIERAVQLRSTLIARPSLEDRLKARVYFELGHDYKRGGFIDRALQAFEQARRLSGESDEITRDTARLHAESGNFLQAATLFGRLGMRIPQAHYLVRHAQEVMQSHGEAEARKFLSKALKANQSSIEARQELIGLAARNEDWRATRKRLDEALKTVPADLRFLLLENLLQLSPSGSSTATRTEDFRVQLCKAVLPVLEAQSPDLLLQYYGALYLLRCNDTETANAWLAKTMVLSPDFWAARLALLDIAMKEQQLSPVFKSQLEFFIEQAHHVKKFVCRACGLHRKTTFYRCPRCRSWHSIAFRTSLQD; from the coding sequence GTGTCATTTCTGTCACGCTTCAAACTGCCCCGCATAAAGCTTCCGGATTTTCTGTCTTCCCCCGGCGACAGAAACATCCTGACGCCGCCTCAGGGAGAAGACCCCGGAGAGCGTGACAGACGCGCGGCCATCAGTGCGCTCAGCCGGGCAGTCCGCAACGACCCCGATTCCGTTGAGATTTATCTCGCCCTGGGCAACCTTTACCGTGCCCAGGGCGACATAGAGCGCGCAGTCCAGTTGCGCAGCACGCTGATTGCGCGCCCCAGCCTTGAAGACCGCCTGAAGGCCAGAGTGTACTTTGAGCTGGGACACGACTACAAACGCGGCGGATTCATCGACCGGGCGCTGCAGGCTTTTGAGCAGGCCAGAAGGTTGAGCGGTGAATCTGACGAAATAACCCGTGATACGGCAAGGCTCCACGCGGAAAGCGGAAACTTTCTGCAGGCGGCCACACTGTTCGGCAGGCTGGGAATGCGTATCCCGCAGGCACACTATCTGGTGCGTCACGCGCAGGAGGTCATGCAGTCTCATGGCGAAGCCGAAGCCCGAAAATTTTTGTCTAAAGCCCTGAAAGCCAATCAGAGCAGCATTGAAGCCCGTCAGGAATTGATAGGCCTGGCCGCGCGCAATGAGGACTGGCGGGCAACACGCAAGCGGCTGGATGAGGCTCTGAAAACTGTTCCTGCCGACCTGCGCTTTCTTCTGCTGGAAAATCTGCTGCAGCTTTCGCCTTCCGGCAGCAGCACCGCCACGCGGACCGAAGATTTCCGCGTTCAGCTGTGCAAAGCAGTACTGCCCGTGCTTGAGGCACAGTCGCCGGATCTTTTGCTGCAATATTACGGCGCGCTGTACCTGCTGCGCTGCAACGATACAGAAACGGCCAATGCGTGGCTGGCCAAAACCATGGTGCTCAGCCCGGACTTTTGGGCGGCCCGCCTTGCGCTGCTTGATATTGCCATGAAAGAGCAGCAGCTTTCGCCTGTCTTCAAAAGCCAGCTTGAATTTTTCATTGAGCAGGCACACCATGTGAAAAAGTTTGTGTGCCGTGCGTGCGGCCTGCACCGCAAAACCACATTCTACCGGTGCCCGCGCTGCCGCAGCTGGCACTCCATTGCGTTCAGGACCTCGCTGCAGGACTGA